One Pseudomonas sp. MH9.2 DNA segment encodes these proteins:
- a CDS encoding NADPH:quinone reductase produces MAKRIQFSTVGGPEVLEYVDFEPAEPGPQQVCVRNKAIGLNFIDTYFRSGLYPAPSMPSGLGTEGAGVVEAVGSEVSQFKVGDRVAYGVGPLGAYSDIHVIPAANLVKLPESISFEDAAAVMLKGLTVQYLLRQTYAVKSGETVLFHAAAGGVGSLACQWAKALGVKLIGTVSSPEKAAHAKALGAWATIDYSKEDVVKRVLELTDGKKCPVVYDGVGQDTWLTSLDCVAPRGLLVSFGNASGPVAGVNLGILAQKGSLYVTRPTLATYANPENLQRMADELFAMLTSGKVKVGDVQRYALKDAAKAQTELSARRTTGSTILIP; encoded by the coding sequence ATGGCAAAGCGTATCCAATTCAGCACCGTGGGTGGCCCTGAAGTCCTTGAGTATGTGGACTTCGAACCTGCCGAACCGGGCCCACAGCAGGTCTGCGTGCGCAACAAGGCGATTGGCCTCAATTTCATCGACACCTATTTCCGCAGCGGGCTGTATCCGGCGCCATCCATGCCGTCAGGCCTGGGGACCGAAGGGGCGGGTGTGGTTGAAGCGGTCGGCAGCGAAGTCAGCCAGTTCAAGGTCGGCGACCGCGTGGCATACGGCGTTGGTCCACTGGGTGCATACAGTGACATCCACGTGATTCCCGCCGCGAATCTGGTGAAGTTGCCGGAGTCAATCAGCTTCGAAGACGCTGCAGCGGTGATGCTTAAAGGCCTGACCGTGCAATATCTGCTGCGTCAGACGTATGCGGTGAAGAGTGGTGAAACGGTGCTGTTCCATGCCGCTGCTGGCGGCGTCGGTTCGCTGGCTTGCCAATGGGCCAAGGCCCTGGGTGTGAAGCTGATCGGGACTGTCAGTTCGCCGGAAAAAGCCGCTCATGCCAAGGCACTCGGTGCATGGGCGACCATCGATTACAGCAAAGAAGACGTGGTCAAACGGGTTCTGGAATTAACCGACGGCAAGAAATGCCCGGTGGTATACGACGGTGTGGGGCAAGACACGTGGCTGACGTCGCTCGATTGCGTGGCGCCGCGCGGTTTGTTGGTCAGCTTCGGCAACGCATCAGGGCCCGTGGCCGGGGTTAACCTGGGAATTCTCGCGCAGAAAGGCTCGCTGTACGTCACTCGCCCAACACTGGCTACTTACGCCAACCCCGAAAACCTGCAACGCATGGCCGACGAGCTGTTCGCGATGCTTACCAGCGGCAAGGTCAAGGTGGGTGACGTCCAGCGCTACGCCTTGAAAGACGCAGCCAAGGCGCAAACCGAGCTCAGCGCCCGGCGCACCACAGGCTCAACGATTCTGATTCCATAA